A segment of the Campylobacter concisus genome:
TGCGATAAAAAGAGATGACGCTTTTTTCTTAGTCGATACTCCAAATGGCGTAAAACTTAGCAAAAATGGCTCTTTTAGCCTTGACGGCGACGGCTATATCGTCACAAAAGAGGGCTATAAGGTGCTGCCAAGTGGCTACGAGGCACAAAACCATGGTCAAAGAGGTATCCAAGTGCCACAAGGCGAGGTGCTAACTGTTGATAAAAATGGAAATTTATACTCAAATAACAATCAATTTTCTAAATTTTTTATCGCTCAGCCAAGAGAGATAAGAGATCTTAAAAAGGTCGGAGATAATCTCTTTGAGAGTAGAAATTTTGACGACATCACGGAACTTGACGAGGCTGACAGCGTGATGCAAGGATATGCCCAGATGTCAAACGTAAACCCAGTTTTAGAAATGGTCGGTCTAATAGAAACCCAACGCCTAGTTGATATGTATCAAAAGGTTATGACAAGCCACATGAACGATCTTAACCAAGATGCTGTTCAAAAACTAGCCCTAAAAGCTTAATAAAAGGATAAAACTATGATGAGATCACTTTACACAGCGGCCACTGGTATGATAGCTCAGCAGACGCAGATAGACGTAACCTCACACAACATCGCAAATGTAAATACTTATGGATACAAGAAAAATAGGGCTGAATTTGCTGATCTTATGTATCAAGTCATGGAGTATGCAGGTACGGCTACAAGTCAGACCACTACAAGTCCAACGGGTATCGAAGTGGGTCTTGGCGTGCGCCCAACAGCGATAAATAAAATTTTCTCTCAGGGATATTTTAAAGAGACTAGCAACAACCTAGATATGGTCATAGCTGGCAACGGCTTTTTTCAAATTCAACTTCCTGACGGCACTACGGCTTATACTAGAAATGGTGCTTTTAAACTTGACGCAAATGGTACTATTGTAAATAGCGATGGCTATCAGCTAATCCCTCAGATTACCGTACCTGCGAATGCGACGCAAATTTCTATCGGCACAGATGGCACCGTATCAGTACTCCAAGCAGGTGAGAGAGAGATGGCTCAGATAGGTCAGATTGAGCTAGCAAATTTCATAAACCCAGCTGGCCTTCACTCAATGGGTGATAACAACTACCTGGAAACAAGCGCTAGCGGTAATGTGGTGGTAGGCGTGGCAGGACTTGACGGACTTGGTACGATCAGACAAGGATTTGTCGAGATGAGTAACGTTCAGTTGGTTGAAGAGATGACCGATCTTATCACTGGTCAGCGCGCATACGAGGCAAACTCAAAGGCGATAACTACGAGTGATTCGATGCTTGAAATAGTAAATGGGCTTAAAAGGTAGGTAGTATGAACGCGACTCTAGCTATCGTTGGGCTTATACTACTTTCTTTTACGCTTGAGGTATTTTGCTTTTTAAATAAAACATCAAAAGGCAAGGACTCGATAAAATAGACTCATTAATTTGGGCTAAATTAAAATTTGGCACATCTCGTCTAAAATTTCTGCTTTTAGGAGCAAGAATGAAAGTTACTGAGAAATTTTTAAGCTACTGCAAGCTTCATCCAAATCAAGCTCGCAGGCTTTTTTATAGTAGTTTTTTGCTCTATTTTTATCTTTTGGCATACCAGCATCTCCGGTTTCGTAGATAAGCGCAAGAGCGTAGCAAGCAAATGCATTTTTTAGTTCGCAAGCCTTATTATAAAGCCTAAGCCCTTCTTCTTTTTCTTGTGCTAGGGTGTCTTTTTGTAGATATGTATTTCCTAAAAATAGACAGCTATGTGGATTGCCTAGCTCACAGGCCTTGTTTGCCATAGCTGCCATTTTATCGCGCTCATTTTTATTAAAGTAGATATAGATAAGATCGGTGCAGCTTTCTACGTTATTTAAAGAACATTCACTTTCAAGCTTAGTGGTATCAAAATTTTTACTCCAAGAAAAAAGAACACAAAATAAAATTAGAATTACCTTTTTCATTTTTTTAACTCCAAAAATTTTCTATCATTTTATAAAATTTAACTCTATTTTTACTCTTATTTTTAAATTTTTGCTAATATTTCGGCTTCTTATGAAGGTAAAAATTTGACATTTAACTACGTTTTTAAACTATCCATTCCTATCTTTATGGGCTTTTTTCCGCTTGGTGTCGCCTTTGGCATGCTGGCAAAGAGCATGGGAGTGAGTGCATTTATCGCCATGGCGCTTAGCATGCTTGGATACGGCGGAGCAGCGCAGTTTATGATGCTCTCGCTCTTTAGTGTTGGCACGAGCTACGTTGAGGTCTTTATCGTGAGCTATCTTGTAAATTTGCGTCACACTTTTTATGGGATTTCACTTTTAAAAGAGTATAGCGGGATCAAATTTAAGCTCTTAAACATCGCTTTGCTAACAGATGAGACCTTTGCGATATTTAAAAATTTGGGGCTAAAAGATGCAAGTGATCGAAGTTTTGTCTTTACCTGGCTAAATCTTTTATCTTGGTCATACTGGGCGGCTGGAACGCTACTTGGTGCGATACTTGGCGATTTTATAAAGACCGATACAAGGGGACTTGAGTTTAGTTTGACCTCGCTTTTTATAGTAGTCGTCATTGAGATGTTTAAAAATGATAAAAATTACCGCGTGCTCTTTGCGGCGGTCTTTTTTGGCGTGCTTGGAGTGAGTCTCTTTCCAGCTAAATTTGTGCTTGTTGGCTCAATGGCGCTTTGTTTTGTATTTTTGCTTTTGTTTAAGGATAAAATTTGATAAGTGTAAGCTCAAGTGAGATGGTGCTTTTTGTGGCGGTGCTTTTAAGCTCCTTGGCTACTTTTATAACGAGGGCGACGCCGTTTTATGCGTTAAGAAACTATAAGTCAAATCCTTATTTGGACGCTATCGAGAAGCATATGGGTATGATGATAATGGTCGTTTTGGTCTGCTACGGGCTAAAAGATACGAAATTTAGCGAGTTTCCATACGGCTTAAGCGAGATAGTGGCGGTTTTTACGGCTGTTTTGGTGCATTTGAAATTTAAAAATGCCCTTCTTAGCATAGTCGTTTCAACTGGAATTTATATGCTTTTGATAAGAATTTTTTAAATAAATATAAATTTTGAAAATTAATAATTTTTTTAAATAAAGGACGTTATAATGCTCTAGCAAATTTTAATGCAAAGGAGCTAAAATGCGTTTAATCTTTAAGGCGGTGTTACTCATGATTTTAGGTGCTACTTTAGCGGTTGCTAAGCCAACCATCTACATCCTAGCTACTGGTGGAACGATAGCAGGAAGCGGCTCAGGCTCGCTTGATTCTAGCTATACTTCTGGAACTGTTACGGTTGATAAACTTATCGCAGCCGTGCCAGATATCAACAAGATCGCTACCATAAAAGGCGAGCAAATTTCAAATATCGGCTCACAAGATATGAACAACGAAGTTTGGCTTAAGCTTGCAAATAGAATAAATGAGCTTCTAAACAGCGGCAAAGCCGATGGTATCGTCGTTACTCACGGCACAGACACTATGGAGGAGACAGCTTACTTTCTAAATTTAGTCGTTAAAAGCGACAAGCCAGTTGTGCTTGTAGGTGCGATGAGAAATAGCGGCTCACTAAGTGCTGATGGCCCACTAAATTTATTTAACGCTGTAAATGTAGCTATCAGCAAAGATAGCGTAGGCAAGGGCGTTGTAGTTGTTATGAAT
Coding sequences within it:
- a CDS encoding flagellar hook-basal body protein, encoding MQNGYYQATAGMVTQFNRLNVISNNLANVNTIGYKRNDVVIGDFARIFKETQDELPLKNHTKDGAKFLNRTLDRVPQVSEEYTDFSAGGFKYSSNTLDFAIKRDDAFFLVDTPNGVKLSKNGSFSLDGDGYIVTKEGYKVLPSGYEAQNHGQRGIQVPQGEVLTVDKNGNLYSNNNQFSKFFIAQPREIRDLKKVGDNLFESRNFDDITELDEADSVMQGYAQMSNVNPVLEMVGLIETQRLVDMYQKVMTSHMNDLNQDAVQKLALKA
- the flgG gene encoding flagellar basal-body rod protein FlgG, with protein sequence MMRSLYTAATGMIAQQTQIDVTSHNIANVNTYGYKKNRAEFADLMYQVMEYAGTATSQTTTSPTGIEVGLGVRPTAINKIFSQGYFKETSNNLDMVIAGNGFFQIQLPDGTTAYTRNGAFKLDANGTIVNSDGYQLIPQITVPANATQISIGTDGTVSVLQAGEREMAQIGQIELANFINPAGLHSMGDNNYLETSASGNVVVGVAGLDGLGTIRQGFVEMSNVQLVEEMTDLITGQRAYEANSKAITTSDSMLEIVNGLKR
- a CDS encoding tetratricopeptide repeat protein, whose amino-acid sequence is MKKVILILFCVLFSWSKNFDTTKLESECSLNNVESCTDLIYIYFNKNERDKMAAMANKACELGNPHSCLFLGNTYLQKDTLAQEKEEGLRLYNKACELKNAFACYALALIYETGDAGMPKDKNRAKNYYKKACELDLDEACSSLKISQ
- a CDS encoding AzlC family ABC transporter permease, whose protein sequence is MTFNYVFKLSIPIFMGFFPLGVAFGMLAKSMGVSAFIAMALSMLGYGGAAQFMMLSLFSVGTSYVEVFIVSYLVNLRHTFYGISLLKEYSGIKFKLLNIALLTDETFAIFKNLGLKDASDRSFVFTWLNLLSWSYWAAGTLLGAILGDFIKTDTRGLEFSLTSLFIVVVIEMFKNDKNYRVLFAAVFFGVLGVSLFPAKFVLVGSMALCFVFLLLFKDKI
- a CDS encoding branched-chain amino acid transporter permease, which translates into the protein MISVSSSEMVLFVAVLLSSLATFITRATPFYALRNYKSNPYLDAIEKHMGMMIMVVLVCYGLKDTKFSEFPYGLSEIVAVFTAVLVHLKFKNALLSIVVSTGIYMLLIRIF